A genomic segment from Cyanobium sp. NIES-981 encodes:
- the ribD gene encoding bifunctional diaminohydroxyphosphoribosylaminopyrimidine deaminase/5-amino-6-(5-phosphoribosylamino)uracil reductase RibD: MSTASLGPWRPWMLRALQLASLGSGRTSPNPMVGCVVLDAEGRLVGEGYHSRAGEAHAEVGALRQAGERARGGTAVVTLEPCCHHGRTPPCSEALLAAGIRRVVVAMADPDPQVAGGGLAQLRSAGVEVIEGVAAEEARALNRAFLHRIAHRRPFGILKWAMGVDGRTALPNGASQWISGPEARSWVHGLRGRCDAVIVGGGTVRADDPLLTSRGRRQPEPLRVVLSRSLDLPAEARLWDTATAPTLVAHGYEAPARRRFQLDRRGIERLVLQACEPWALMQELARRGCNLVLWECGAALATAALRQGCVQEVAAVIAPKLMGGTLARTPLGDLGLTGMPQVPAWQTTCPQQLGDDLLWQLHAPELDRRWTSPPLPAQRCPSP, translated from the coding sequence ATGAGCACCGCTTCCCTGGGCCCCTGGCGTCCGTGGATGCTGCGGGCCCTGCAGCTGGCCAGCCTCGGCAGCGGCCGCACCAGCCCCAACCCGATGGTGGGCTGTGTGGTGCTGGATGCCGAGGGCCGGCTGGTGGGGGAGGGCTACCACAGCCGGGCCGGCGAGGCCCATGCCGAGGTGGGCGCCCTGCGCCAGGCGGGGGAGCGGGCCCGCGGCGGCACCGCCGTGGTGACGCTGGAGCCCTGCTGTCACCACGGCCGCACGCCGCCCTGCAGCGAGGCCCTGCTGGCGGCGGGCATCCGCCGGGTGGTGGTGGCCATGGCCGATCCCGACCCCCAGGTGGCCGGCGGCGGCCTCGCCCAGCTGCGCAGCGCCGGGGTGGAGGTGATCGAGGGGGTGGCGGCCGAGGAGGCCCGGGCCCTGAACCGCGCCTTCCTGCACCGGATCGCCCATCGGCGCCCCTTCGGCATCCTCAAGTGGGCCATGGGGGTGGATGGGCGCACGGCCCTGCCCAATGGAGCCAGCCAGTGGATCAGCGGCCCCGAGGCCAGGAGCTGGGTGCATGGCCTGCGGGGCCGGTGCGATGCCGTGATCGTGGGAGGGGGCACCGTGCGGGCCGACGACCCCCTGCTCACCTCGCGGGGCCGGCGCCAGCCCGAGCCGCTGCGGGTGGTGCTCAGCCGCAGCCTGGACCTGCCCGCAGAGGCGCGGCTCTGGGATACGGCCACGGCCCCCACCCTGGTGGCCCACGGCTACGAGGCCCCCGCCCGGCGGCGCTTCCAGCTGGATCGGCGCGGCATCGAACGGCTCGTGCTCCAGGCCTGCGAGCCCTGGGCCCTGATGCAGGAGCTGGCCCGGCGCGGCTGCAACCTGGTGCTCTGGGAGTGCGGCGCCGCCCTGGCCACCGCCGCCCTGCGCCAGGGCTGCGTGCAGGAGGTGGCCGCGGTGATCGCACCCAAACTGATGGGCGGCACCCTGGCCCGCACACCGCTGGGCGATCTGGGGTTGACTGGCATGCCGCAGGTTCCTGCCTGGCAGACCACCTGTCCCCAACAGCTCGGGGACGATCTGCTCTGGCAGCTGCACGCCCCCGAGCTTGATCGTCGATGGACTTCCCCACCGCTGCCGGCGCAGCGCTGCCCTTCGCCCTGA
- a CDS encoding DUF427 domain-containing protein, with protein MDTISSRRPDRVADYPRPPALVRCSLPVRVEVFGQTLAATEESLWVLETFHPPTVYLPPEALNRQLLQPADGRSFCEWKGLASYWDLVSPGDGRRRRRAAWSYPAPTAGFAALAGWLSLYPSQTDGCWVDGAPVAPQPGGFYGGWILPWLQGPFKGDPEHPELV; from the coding sequence ATGGACACCATCAGCTCCCGGCGGCCTGATCGGGTGGCCGACTATCCCCGCCCTCCGGCCCTGGTGCGCTGCAGCCTGCCGGTGCGGGTGGAGGTGTTCGGACAGACGCTCGCCGCCACCGAAGAGAGCCTCTGGGTGCTGGAGACCTTCCATCCCCCCACGGTGTACCTGCCCCCTGAGGCCCTGAACCGGCAGCTGCTGCAGCCCGCGGACGGGCGGTCGTTCTGCGAGTGGAAGGGCCTGGCCAGCTACTGGGACCTGGTGTCGCCAGGCGATGGCCGCCGGCGGCGACGGGCCGCGTGGAGCTACCCCGCGCCCACAGCGGGCTTTGCGGCCCTGGCCGGCTGGCTCTCGCTCTACCCGTCCCAGACGGACGGCTGCTGGGTGGACGGAGCGCCGGTGGCGCCCCAGCCCGGCGGCTTCTACGGCGGCTGGATCCTGCCCTGGCTGCAGGGACCGTTCAAGGGAGATCCGGAGCACCCGGAGCTGGTATGA
- a CDS encoding DUF3122 domain-containing protein produces MSRLVAVLLALLVALAGAAPALAQLHAHPDENGTPVVRSLESLRDLDYQSWQLVAYREGPPGGPLRLRVVGYPGKVRLDHPTALQVRSGRARWELADRTLDNPKLAADGRAAAAEFDLAPLLADLHQDRPLRLQLPGVFVELPVPPFVVAEWRSLPATP; encoded by the coding sequence ATGAGCCGCCTGGTCGCCGTGCTGCTGGCCCTGCTGGTGGCCCTGGCCGGGGCAGCTCCGGCCCTGGCCCAGCTCCATGCCCACCCGGATGAGAACGGCACGCCCGTGGTGCGCAGCCTCGAGAGCCTGCGCGACCTCGACTACCAGAGCTGGCAGCTGGTGGCCTACCGGGAGGGTCCTCCGGGCGGCCCCCTGCGGCTGCGGGTGGTGGGCTATCCGGGCAAGGTGCGGCTCGACCATCCCACCGCCCTGCAGGTGCGGAGCGGGCGCGCCCGCTGGGAGCTGGCTGACCGCACCCTCGACAATCCCAAACTGGCGGCCGATGGCCGTGCCGCCGCCGCCGAGTTCGACCTGGCACCGCTGCTGGCCGATCTCCACCAGGACCGCCCCCTGCGGCTGCAGCTGCCCGGGGTGTTCGTGGAACTGCCGGTGCCCCCCTTCGTGGTGGCCGAGTGGCGCAGCCTTCCCGCCACCCCATGA
- a CDS encoding GH116 family glycosyl hydrolase: MAPLGLSALKSLLQERGGAATRPASWSRPLGLGWEQPYTVRYASNLDDGPNHGMPLGGFGAGCFGRAPDGSFNLWHLDGGEHWFGTLPDCQFALFESDGSSSRAHALAVQPAADASRPDAGPPLSAWSWYPASTAERSTGTYAARYPLSWTRYSGVFAARVGCEAFSPILPGDYQRSSYPVAVFRWSLSNPTRKPLDLSLLLSWRNTCGWFTNTDPAAAVHFRDDGSPEHNYVPAIGRSEGQRNRWVDEGPLKGVLLEGPISQPIAEGQGQWCIATDAGLEERHPGLRIRRCSRWNPAGDGAELWEPFERDGAIPESDNDRHSGSNDPASAALAVQLRLEPGASIEIPLVISWDLPVTAFASGTRALRRYTDHFGSSGTNAAAIAAEALRDWPRWQQQIAAWQQPVLERADLPEPVRMALFNELYDLASGGTLWTAASPDDPVGRFGVLECLDYAWYESLDVRLYGSFALLQLWPELDKAVLRSFARAIPAADPTPRPIGWYFTQGKGRVEAPRKVAGATPHDLGAPNERPWDATNYTAYQDCNLWKDLASDFVLQVWRTFRLAPTGEDLRFLADCWPAAVEALRHLKTFDANGDGLPDNGGAPDQTFDDWPLQGVSAYCGALWIAALEAALAMGQRLQLELGLDTSSQQRDFSSWLEQSRANFDRLLWNGEYYNIDAESGTPVVMADQLCGDFYARLLGLPPVVEEERARSALGAIRQACFEGFQGGALGVANGLRRDGTPLDPNGTHPLEVWTGINFGLAAYYRLMGETDTALAITGAVVQQVYGGGLQFRTPEAITAVNTFRACHYLRAMAIWALWATHTGWQPIPGADREALA; this comes from the coding sequence ATGGCTCCCCTCGGACTCTCCGCCCTCAAGAGCCTGCTGCAGGAGCGGGGGGGCGCCGCCACGCGGCCGGCGAGCTGGTCGCGGCCCCTTGGCCTGGGCTGGGAGCAGCCCTACACGGTGCGCTACGCCAGCAACCTCGATGACGGCCCCAACCACGGCATGCCCCTGGGCGGCTTCGGGGCCGGCTGCTTCGGCCGTGCCCCCGACGGCAGCTTCAACCTCTGGCACCTCGACGGGGGGGAGCACTGGTTCGGCACCCTGCCGGACTGCCAGTTCGCCCTGTTCGAGAGCGACGGCAGCAGCAGCCGCGCCCATGCCCTCGCCGTGCAACCCGCTGCCGACGCCTCCCGCCCCGACGCCGGGCCACCCCTGAGCGCCTGGAGCTGGTACCCGGCCAGCACGGCCGAGCGGAGCACCGGCACCTACGCGGCCCGCTACCCCCTGAGCTGGACCCGCTACAGCGGTGTGTTCGCCGCCCGGGTGGGCTGCGAGGCCTTCAGCCCGATCCTGCCGGGCGACTACCAGCGCAGCAGCTACCCGGTGGCGGTGTTCCGCTGGAGTCTCAGCAATCCCACCCGCAAGCCCCTCGATCTCTCGCTGCTGCTGAGCTGGCGCAACACCTGCGGCTGGTTCACCAACACCGATCCCGCCGCCGCCGTGCACTTCCGCGACGACGGCAGCCCCGAGCACAACTACGTGCCGGCCATCGGCCGCAGCGAGGGCCAGCGCAACCGCTGGGTGGATGAGGGCCCGCTCAAGGGGGTGCTGCTGGAGGGGCCGATCTCCCAGCCGATCGCCGAGGGCCAGGGCCAGTGGTGCATCGCCACCGATGCGGGCCTGGAGGAACGCCACCCCGGGCTGCGCATCCGCCGCTGCAGCCGCTGGAACCCCGCCGGCGACGGCGCCGAGCTGTGGGAGCCCTTCGAGCGCGACGGCGCCATTCCTGAGAGCGACAACGACCGCCACAGCGGCAGCAACGACCCGGCCAGCGCCGCCCTGGCGGTGCAGCTGCGGCTGGAGCCTGGCGCCTCGATCGAGATTCCCCTGGTGATCAGCTGGGACCTGCCGGTGACCGCCTTCGCCAGCGGCACCCGGGCCCTGCGGCGCTACACCGACCACTTCGGCTCCAGCGGCACCAACGCCGCCGCCATCGCCGCGGAAGCCCTGCGCGACTGGCCCCGCTGGCAGCAGCAGATCGCGGCCTGGCAGCAGCCGGTGCTGGAGCGCGCCGACCTGCCGGAGCCGGTGCGGATGGCCCTGTTCAACGAGCTCTACGACCTGGCCTCCGGCGGCACCCTCTGGACCGCCGCCAGCCCCGACGACCCCGTGGGCCGCTTCGGTGTGCTGGAGTGCCTCGACTACGCCTGGTACGAGAGCCTCGATGTGCGGCTCTACGGCTCCTTCGCCCTGCTGCAGCTCTGGCCGGAGCTGGATAAGGCGGTGCTGCGCAGCTTCGCCCGGGCCATCCCCGCCGCCGATCCCACGCCGCGGCCGATCGGCTGGTATTTCACCCAGGGCAAGGGCCGGGTGGAGGCCCCGCGCAAGGTGGCCGGCGCCACCCCCCACGATCTGGGCGCCCCCAACGAGCGCCCCTGGGACGCCACCAACTACACCGCCTACCAGGACTGCAACCTCTGGAAGGACCTGGCCAGCGACTTCGTGCTGCAGGTGTGGCGCACCTTCCGCCTGGCCCCCACCGGCGAGGACCTGCGCTTCCTGGCCGACTGCTGGCCGGCGGCGGTGGAGGCCCTGCGCCACCTCAAGACGTTCGATGCCAACGGCGATGGCCTGCCCGACAACGGCGGCGCACCGGACCAGACCTTCGACGACTGGCCCCTGCAGGGGGTGAGCGCCTACTGCGGCGCCCTCTGGATCGCCGCCCTGGAGGCGGCGCTGGCCATGGGCCAGCGGCTGCAGCTGGAGCTGGGCCTGGACACCTCCAGCCAGCAGCGGGACTTCAGCAGCTGGCTGGAGCAGTCGCGCGCCAACTTCGACCGCCTGCTCTGGAACGGGGAGTACTACAACATCGATGCCGAGAGCGGCACGCCGGTGGTGATGGCCGACCAGCTCTGCGGCGATTTCTATGCCCGGCTGCTGGGGCTGCCGCCGGTGGTGGAAGAGGAGCGGGCCCGCAGTGCCCTGGGGGCGATCCGCCAGGCCTGCTTCGAGGGATTCCAGGGCGGGGCGCTGGGCGTGGCCAACGGCCTGCGCCGCGACGGCACCCCCCTGGATCCCAACGGCACCCACCCGTTGGAGGTGTGGACCGGCATCAACTTCGGCCTGGCCGCCTATTACCGGCTGATGGGGGAGACGGACACGGCCCTGGCGATCACCGGCGCCGTGGTGCAGCAGGTGTATGGGGGCGGCCTGCAGTTCCGCACTCCGGAGGCGATCACGGCCGTGAACACCTTCCGCGCCTGCCACTACCTGCGCGCCATGGCGATCTGGGCCCTCTGGGCCACCCACACCGGCTGGCAGCCGATCCCGGGCGCCGATCGGGAGGCCTTGGCATGA
- a CDS encoding mechanosensitive ion channel family protein, with product MDFPTAAGAALPFALNIPLLGLALAIALWLLLEVAGRRFRSGSLTRALLLRSRLSIAATLALGSIAWWLAVLADPRLLDLPRDGAEVRDVALVIGLFWTLLRWKGELHAKAEGYAAQLLPRMAAKDRLFLFDVLDKLLGTLIGVLIVFQVLQLLGVSASVLITAGGFGAAALGFGARTIVENGLSGLSLYINRPFTVGETISLPGLSLLGSVERIGWFYTQLRDPDRQRLYVPNGVFTSQPVQNVAEIDNRRLMIPFSVSYDDLERIPAISEAIERRAVEVEGLDPAKDHLVHFMGYGASSLDLRLMCFASSGDIKAAWALQHRLLLLIGEVVAEHGASMPFPTRTLIPAPGAPDLP from the coding sequence ATGGACTTCCCCACCGCTGCCGGCGCAGCGCTGCCCTTCGCCCTGAACATTCCGCTGCTGGGCCTGGCCCTGGCCATCGCCCTGTGGCTGCTGCTGGAAGTGGCTGGGCGGCGGTTCCGCAGCGGCTCGCTGACGCGGGCCCTGCTGCTGCGGAGCCGCCTGAGCATCGCCGCCACCCTGGCGCTGGGCTCGATCGCCTGGTGGCTGGCGGTGCTGGCCGACCCCCGGCTGCTCGATCTGCCCCGCGACGGCGCCGAAGTGCGCGATGTGGCCCTGGTGATCGGCCTGTTCTGGACCCTGCTGCGCTGGAAGGGGGAACTGCACGCCAAGGCGGAGGGCTATGCGGCCCAGCTGCTGCCGCGCATGGCGGCCAAGGACCGGCTCTTCCTGTTCGACGTGCTCGACAAGCTGCTCGGCACGCTGATCGGCGTGCTGATCGTGTTCCAGGTGCTGCAGCTGCTGGGGGTGTCCGCCTCGGTGCTGATCACCGCCGGCGGCTTCGGGGCCGCGGCCCTGGGCTTCGGCGCCCGCACGATCGTGGAGAACGGCCTCAGTGGCCTCAGCCTCTACATCAACCGGCCGTTCACGGTGGGGGAAACCATCAGCCTGCCGGGCCTCAGCCTGCTGGGCTCGGTGGAGCGGATCGGCTGGTTCTACACCCAGCTGCGCGATCCCGACCGACAACGCCTCTACGTGCCCAACGGCGTGTTCACAAGCCAGCCCGTGCAGAACGTGGCCGAGATCGACAACCGCCGCCTGATGATCCCCTTCAGCGTCAGCTACGACGACCTCGAGCGCATCCCCGCCATCAGCGAGGCCATTGAGCGGCGTGCGGTGGAGGTGGAGGGCCTCGATCCCGCCAAGGATCACCTCGTGCACTTCATGGGCTACGGGGCCTCGAGCCTGGATCTGCGCCTGATGTGCTTCGCCAGCAGCGGCGACATCAAGGCCGCCTGGGCCCTGCAGCACCGGCTGCTGCTGCTGATCGGGGAGGTGGTGGCGGAGCACGGGGCCAGCATGCCCTTCCCCACCCGCACGCTCATACCAGCTCCGGGTGCTCCGGATCTCCCTTGA